The Arachis ipaensis cultivar K30076 chromosome B05, Araip1.1, whole genome shotgun sequence nucleotide sequence AACATACTACTTTAACTGGTCAACAAGCAGAGTTGCACTTTTTCTCGCTTGCCTCGGATTGACTGTTCTTCCTGTAAACGTTGTTGTTGGAAGCTATATAAGCAACATGTTTGAGGACAGGTATTGATAATTTATGCTCTAGTTGGATTAAGAAAGATGCATGTAAGTTGATAGTAACACATTTCTTCTTCATGCTGAACAAGTGAAGGAAATTGAAACCATCTTATATATTAGATTGAGATCCTCACTTACTCCATCTTTTGCGAGATCATTCAGAACCATGATATTGTTCAAATATTCTCCTCTTGTATCTAAGTGATGGGATGCTTGTGTACTAGGCTATCCTTTATGATGCACATGGAGTATGTCAAATAATTCATGTGTTTAGACATAATTTGCATCAAGATACATTTACATTTCGGATGCACCAATTTTCTCAATCCAACAATTATTATTGGATGAAGTGAGTAATAGTTATCTTAATGTATTGGTTTAATTTAGTATTAAAACATGCTTGATGCTTGATTTAAGCTGATGTAAAtttgtttagtttttgtttttcctGACAATTACATAATGCTCTTCAGCATGACCTCACCTGTTATCTGTCATTCTTTGTCTCCATTCCATAATTTTGATCAGTTAAGTGATTGTGGCTTCATAAGGTAGAAGTAGTAGCTAGTCTTTCGTTGTGTAGGGTGGCAAAATGTGAATTATTGGCCGAATAGATTCCTTAATTGTCATTAATTTTTCTGTGATAATTAACTTGGTTTAATTTTCTTAGATGTTCTAAACTAAACATGTTGCGCAATGGTGTGCCTTTTTTTATCAAATTTAGTTCATTAGACAGAACTAACATCTTTATTGCATTCGACTAATTTTCACTGAACTAAGAAAGTTcatttatgtatgtatatatatttatacatccACTAAGCTTAAATGTCCTCATATAAAGTTATGGCATCATAGGTGTTTACGATGAGACATTATACTTTACCTTCTAAAGTGAAATCTAAAATTTAGAAGATTGGTTGAAACAACTTTGGCGTAGAATTTAGGGGCACATGATTCGGTATTCCAAAGTCATGGAGTTTTAGTATTCTCTAACTAAAAAAAAGGTTCATAGATGAAGGTTTAGTACTTTGTaattaaagagagagagaagtacCCCGCAattaagaagagagaaaaaagcaTTAAAATTCTGTTTgggttaaaaaaatttattttattattttaattNNAACAAAATACTTAATTAAGTCTAACTAAGTTGTTATAATTGTTTTTTATATTATACGCTTtgttttccgttttttttttctctttcttcgtgtcctcctcctcttcttcattctttttctcctttcttttttCTCCAAGGAAAGAGCCCAAGCTAGCTGGTGGGACGAATCCAAGCAACCCAACAACAGCATTCCAACAAGAATGACTAACTTCAACCTGTTCATGTATGCTTTATTTTATCAGATTTTGAATACTAATGTGTTTATTCCACTATTAAATAAAGTTAGACATGTTAGTAGGATTTCAATGTTCATATATCATTATGTACCTTTTTAGGTTATAATCTTTTTCATtcacaaaattgagaaaatatcAAGTTTTAGTCAAAGAGAATAGGTGAATCAATAAGAGCATATGagtcaataaaaaaaaaacacaataaaataTTCATGATACCAGATATTTGTGTTACGGGTCTATCTATGATGATTTTACTTGCTATTGTTCTAAACTTCTAATTCATTTATTATTTCACTTATGAAAGCATTAGTTGTATGttattcacttatatattttgGATCTAAACATTCTCATTTAATTTATCCAATTTTGCATATAGAGCAAGATGTTGACAAGTTTATTCGTGATCGTGATCCTAATCAGCAGTAGCTTAAATTTCAGCAGCTCCCAACATTCTATATATATTGTTGATAGCTCAATATTGTTGTTCATTACAGTCAGTGGTTTTAATGGATAATAGCTTACCTAATAGGCTTTAGCCAGGACTAATTAACCTTGAAAATGAGGTTGACTATTCATTTACAAGGCAATTTTTCAGTTCCTCGAAcaattgattgaaattttaagacttttaatttctgttaaaaaatataaataataataaataggggtgttgaaaactaaaaaaaattgtctatcgaaatcaaaatattaaattattacacGTGTATCCAATTATATAACGTTACATTAGTAAAAATAACTACCTTTTACATTACATGCGCGAATGATCATCTAAAAGAACGGATGTGATTGCATGATTGTGtaaaatgtaaaaaataaattatttcagTTTAGAAAATTAATCTAATTGGAGTAAAAGTCATTCCAAATGCAATATTTTTCAGAAAATATATGTGCATATAGTTTTTCTGTATATATAATCTTTTGAGGTTTTAAGTTATACATCTAAAACACAATATATTTCTATAAGTTTTACTTATTTATTATAGTTAGTCTTTTAAGTTTTACATTTAATATAAAACACAACATTTTTATATAtaacttatttatttatctttttcaatttgcaaaagaaaaaaaaacctcaAATAAATATCATATCATCTACTTTTGTTATATATGTGATTTAATTTTTATACActgataatagaaaaaaaaagttacatTGACATCTAATTATTTATTGTcgtattaaaaatattaaattaatatgaatattaattgatatattttttttgggCCATATACCCCCCTCCCCCCCAAAAAAGCAAAAGGGTCCAATAAAAAATCTTAACAGAACAAAAAAATGTTCGatcaaaataaagaaagcaaaataaattaACTAAGATTAACAAGGAAGAGGAGTCCTTCAGAGAATTCAAAGTGGGCCCAAGTTTGCCACAGTTCATAGATCATAAGCTAAGATCACATTAGCTTTAAGGGCAGATTATATATCCTCCAATTCCAAAGGATATGTCGAAATCATGATGCATCAAGGTTTTAGGGGAGGGGTTCTAAATTTATTGTTTGGATTGTTTACAAAACAAATCTAGGACTAGTTGAATTAGGGGATTCTACTGTGATGAGTGGTTTGGAAGATGCAATGCAGTAGAATTTATACTGCATTGCTTAGAAATTTGTTAAATGAATAATTTATGTCAATTTTTCTTGGATTCATATAAACGGGGTCTCTGCATCCAATCTTCTATAACCGAAAGTCCGAAACCCTAGCCTACGTGCATGTTTGGAcgtcattattttgttaaaaaaaaatctttttttaataaaaaaaaatctttttttattttttaacgtgtttggtaaatttctagtagtaaaaataaaagtactagtaaaataaaaaaaaaaaaatcttttttgagaagttataatttacatttttttttaaaaaaatctttttttcttaaaaaaaatatgtttttcatataataataaacaaaaaaatatttttatattgttatacccaaacataattgattgataaaaagacctttttacatgaaatacctaaacataaaattacttttactttttcataagatcttttaaagggcttgtttgggtgagcttttaaaaaaagatcataaaattacttttactttttcataagatcttttaaagggcttgtttgggtgagcttttaaaaaaagatcttttttcgagttatcttttttaaaagatcttatagagaagtaaaagtaattttatgtttggatatctcatgtaaaaaggtctttttatcaatcaattatgtttggatataacaatataaaagtacttttttgtttatttattacatgaaaaacatcttttttttaagaaaaaaaaatcttttaaaaaaagatgtaaattacagcttctcaaaaaatatctttttttgattttactagtacttttacttttattactaaaaatttgccaaacatattaaaaaataaaaaaaaaaattttattaaaaaaaattttttttaacaaaataatgacaCCACATATACacaaaaaaagataactcaaaaaaaaaatattttcttagaaGTGAGCCATACAACCTCTACGTCTGCCTTCTATATAACAAACAAATAAATCCTTTCTTCTCTCTGTTCATATTGTTGATGATGGAGTCGGCGGAAACAGGAGCATGCCTGTGGATGGTGACAGACCACAAAATCTTTGGCATCCGCATTGAGAAGTTAGAAAAATTGGGGAAGAATGAGGTTAGGGATTGGAAATCCCATCTTGAGCGGGCTCCCTTTGATTTCCATTTGGAGCTTCCAGAGGTCAACATGTCTCCCTTTATCTTCGCCTCGAAACTTTTCTTAACCACTGAGCCAAACGATTCTGGCACGAAGATCTACCAAATCTCCTATGTCGGCGGCGATACGTTGGAAATATCTGAGGCGGTAGCGACGGGCGCAGTCCCTCCGGTACCGACCGGCTTCCCGAATTACATTGCAAACATTAAAGGTGACGTTTACTTCGTGGGGCAGCTTGACGCACAGGGATTATGTGGTACGGGGTTATGGGTTTTACGTTCCAATTCCAGGGAATGGGTTTCCGTGTCCGCTCCTCCAACCGAATACGACTCTGATAATCTTGGTTGTCCTTTTGGTTTCGTTCTGAAAGACAAGCTGTTCCTGTGTCCCTTGCCCCCACGAGGAATTAGCTATGTTTACGACCCCCCAACTGACGAATGGACTAGACTGGAGTCCACATTTTCTTTTTCTGATCATCATTTTCTCCCATCCTTTGTGTTAGTGTCGCCCCCTGGGGATGTAGGCGATCGCAGCGTGGTGCTGACAGGGAGAATGAAGAGTCTTCCCGGCGGATCTCGTGTGAAATATGACATACACGCTTTGCTGGTGGATAATCAAGATTATCGTGTTCATCGCCGTCAACGCCTTGATGAGTTGTGTGAGGCGATCCAACCATCCTTCTTTAAAGCTTCGGACTCAGACCTCAGCTTGGTTGACCTTGGCAACAGCAAAGTATGCGTTATGATCGGTGGTCTCGCAGAACGCATTCCATCCCTTTGCATTTTAGTAGTTGAATTAGGGTTGGTACAAGAGGAGGAGGAGCAGCAAAGGTTCTTATCTGTGCGTGTACTCGTCAATCGAGTCTTCGATATGGTGCCTGAAGTGCCCTGCACCTCTTTTATTTTCTCGCTCAGCAAGGGAATGCCTCGCAAACATCCATGCTCCCAAGGTATATATAATGTTGCTTTTGTTAGAGATTTGGTGAataaattttctttattttttaaaagacttGTTATTCTTAAGACCTCACAACAAAATTATGTTACAGATTGCATCTCTCCAAGGAAAGTCCCCAGGCTAGCTGGTGGGACCAATCCAAGCAACCCAACAACATCATTTGAACAAGAATGACTAACTTCACCTTGTTCATGTATGCTTTATTTTATCAGATCTCTCAGTTAGACATTTCTATGTTTGGAGCTTTACCTGTAAATAGATATTAGGAAGAATGCAAATGCCTAAATGGTAATGGATAATTTTAATAATGGATTCCTTTCCCCTTTGTCCATAATTGGGATTCTCTCTACTTgcttttaattagaaaaattctTATTCTATCCTATCTCTCAAATCTTCCTCCTATCATAGTGGTTTTCATATTTTCATATGTTAGGATATACACAAGATCATTGTAGTTAACCTCAATTTTCTACAAAAGCTAAAAATATCAAAGCTTTCtatatttccttttttttattgggTGAttagttcttttctttattaagtaTAAATCCTAATTTAAAAGAATTGTTGAATCACATATTTTTGTCATTATTGCCAAAGGAGTCAACATGTTTTTTTAGAAGATTTTAAGATTGTGGAGTAGCTTAGTGTTTATATGAAAGAAATGTTGAATTTGAATGAGACAGGAACCTACAAGAAGAGACTACATTTGGTATTAATTAAGATGCTAACACTCAAGCCTGAAGATACATAACATTATCTTCAACTCCTTCGCTTGCATTGTAtattgggtgagattgaaattgagttgaaaaaaaagaaaaagaattgagctccttcattatttctcattatatttcAAATAATGTTCTCTTCTGTTCAGCTTCTTTGCTTCTATGAGCAGTCACCACTATGTGAACACTTAGTGCACACTGAGCATAATAATGtcatattattgaaagataagaAGCTAATATCAAACCCTTCTAATTGTTGCATAGTTCATGCAGTGAGGGAGGATTCACAGCAACAATTCTATGTTAATATGTTATGATTTGGTTCAAGTGAACTttgtagataaaaaaaattactctATTTGCAAATTAGCTACTTGAAATTTAGCTTATTACTCTTTAAAGCTTTTGTATCTATTGCAGAATATTAATATTTGTTAGTATCTAATAACTGAAAAAAAAGAGCTTATGTTTCTATGAATTTCCTTAGATTTTATATTTGATCGGTTGGTAGTGGTTTGAGTAAAGATGCTTGGTGGACTTTGACTCATGTCAAGTATTGATGTATAATATTGCGATGATGGAATAGCCCTTCCATCTTAGAATGTGTATAAACAAACTTTCACAAGGGTGCTTAACAGCTTAACTAATAACTAACACCTCAACTAACTACACTATCTATATGTCTATACACAAAAAAGTTTAATTATGTATTCCACAAGATATATCAGTGTTATGGTTcagaaagatttaaaaatttatgACTCGAttatattcattatttttaaaaatttacatTTAATAGTATGTAATTAAATAATCTTATAAAACTGTTTCACGAGGAAAATAATCTCTTTAAAGTTATTTTAATTTAGTNNNNNNNNNNNNNNNNNNNNNNNNNNNNNNNNNNNNNNNNNNNNNNNNNNNNNNNNNNNNNNNNNNNNNNNNNNNNNNNNNNNNNNNNNNNNNNNNNNNNNNNNNNNNNNNNNNNNNNNNNNNNNNNNNNNNNNNNNNNNNNNNNNNNNNNNNNNNNNNNNNNNNNNNNNNNNNNNNNNNNNNNNNNNNNNNNNNNNNNNNNNNNNNNNNNNNNNNNNNNNNNNNNNNNNNNNNNNNNNNNNNNNNNNNNNNNNNNNNNNNNNNNNNNNNNNNNNNNNNNNNNNNNNNNNNNNNNNNNNNNNNNNNNNNNNNNNNNNNNNNNNNNNNNNNNNNNNNNNNNNNNNNNNNNNNNNNNNNNNNNNNNNNNNNNNNNNNNNNNNNNNNNNNNNNNNNNNNNNNNNNNNNNNNNNNNNNNNNNNNNNNNNNNNNNNNNNNNNNNNNNNNNNNNNNNNNNNNNNNNNNNNNNNNNNNNNNNNNNNNNNNNNNNNNNNNNNNNNNNNNNNNNNNNNNNNNNNNNNNNNNNNNNNNNNNNNNNNNNNNNNNNNNNNNNNNNNNNNNNNNNNNNNNNNNNNNNNNNNNNNNNNNNNNNNNNNNNNNNNNNNNNNNNNNNNNNNNNNNNNNNNNNNNNNNNNNNNNNNNNNNNNNNNNNNNNNNNNNNNNNNNNNNNNNNNNNNNNNNNNNNNNTCTACTTTATAGaaagttttatatatatatattgaggcTTTTCAGCCCAAAGAACAAAACAAACTAACTCAATCTGAAAAAAGAAACCCAACTACTACCAGTTTGCAAATTTAAAGAAATCTCAGAAGGAAGATGCTCAAAGCAAAAGGTATCCTGGATGGATTCAAGAACCAAGTTTGCTAACTTATTAGCTACATGATGTACTTCTCTATATAAGTTGCCCATTTACTTGAATCAGCAACTTCGATAGGACATGTTAAAATATAATGAACCACGAGTGATGCGTTAAATGCAATATAATCAATCTTTTTTGATAGGTACATCTGCATCGCAAATAATCACCTAAAAAGTTCGTTATATGATGTTTCTCAATCACCATATATCTTCGTAATTACTCTCTGTTCTGCAAGTCAAAATTTTTTATAAGATGTTTTGTAATCAAAGTGATTTTTAACTGTTCTTTGGAGAACTCTTATATTGATCGTAGGATCTGTCTTCACCATAGAGAATACGTGTTCAGCTACCACCTTCAAATCCAACCTTCTATGGTCTTGGCCTAATGTTGTTTGCATGCAAGAATGAGGACCACTGTATCTCCTAATCTCCCATTTTTCTTGCTTTTGACGATATGCAATGCGTATGTTCCATTGACATCCTGACCTAATCTGAGTGTAGTATATATCATAGTTCAAACTGGTCACTTTCTACTATCTTATACTCCACAGCTCGCCTGATGCATCTTTACCGTCATTACGGCTTCTTTGTTGTCGAACTGTTGCCCAATTTCAAAATTATGCGTTGGATCATCCTCGGAGCCTCCTTGACCAAAAGACCAATCTACATTCATTGTGTCAAGGTTCAACGTCGAATAGTGAGCAAGATGATCGTATGGTCTGGAAATAGCAGGCTGAGTTAGTGCAACTTGTGACACTGTGGAGTTGTTTAACTCCTCATGTTCCTCCTCAGGTATGTCCACTAGTTCAGCATCTACATCTTTATCATCAGACACGGGATGAATTTGATAATGATCTTGCATTGGGTCTCCAACCGCAGAACCATCATGACTTTCATGATCTACTTCCAACACACATCATTATAATCATTAGGATTTGACTCGTCTTGACTCCCTTCCAATGTCATGTTCAAATCAACCATCAACCATCAACCTTCTAATGTTTGTTCTTACTGCTGCAGATGATGCATTCTCATCACCAACTTCCGACAATGTCACTGCACACATATCAACGATTATGCCAACCCCTAATTAGTCGTATGTCTTCGTCATCACGTATTCGATACCTTGGTCAAATAAAATATTGTTAAAAGTCATgtatacatataaaaataatataaacaaaatatcgagaaaaaataagaaaataaaaaaataaatatcttttaTAAATTAAAGTGTTGTTTACTTCTATTGGATATATGTAATAAAAATTTTTCACTCTCTTcatgttttgtaatttttgagcATTATCACCTCTCTCACTTCAATTGGTAAGTATATAAAAGTTGGTTGTGCAAAAATAAATACAACAGATCCATCTTCATCAAACGTGATTTCACCATCATAATGAATTGATAATAATGTTATTCCAgacattataaaaaatataataatgagaaatataaaagagaaaaagtgAATATAGATATGAATAAAGAGAAATCAATATATGTGGATATATACTATATGTGGAAAAAAGTTCGTAGTTAATTAACATAAAGTTCACTCCTCCAGGGGATAAACTTTATAAGAATATTAAAGTTTGCTGTTGCAGTGGACAACCTTCATAATAATGAACAAGTTCGTCATTGCATTGAGTGAACTTACTTCAAACTCAAAAAAATATGGAGAGATGaactttataaaaataaaatattgaagtTCGCTGATGCAGTCAGTAAACTTCATAATAATGAACAAGTTCGCTATTGCAGTtactttaaattctaaaaaatatatatattctaaaaattatagataaaattatttcttttaaaaaataaataatttttaaatttatttcagaaaattttCCGGaacatatttaataaaatttatcttaatttttttccGAGTAATACCCCAAATAGGTCCCAAAAAATTTGGCAGTCCGACAGATTTGTCCCCCAGAAAAATTAACTAGGTCCTGAGTCCCAAAGATTACTAGATATATGCCATATAGGTCCCCAAACCAGGTTGAACCGGTTAGCACGACACACTCTCTCTTACGTAGAGGTTGTAGGTGTGACGTGTTAGGTAAAGCAACACGTGTCGTGCTCAAGACAAATTAGTCCCTGGACACGTGGCTAAAACGATGTCTTTTTGGGACAACGCCGTTTTGAGGGGACAAATTCATCCCCACCTTTATTTCCTGGTTCTCAAAACTTTGACGTTCTAAAGTCGAATAGGTCCctaaaatttttgttataagTAAAAAAGGTCCCTGAATTTAAGTAGATACCTTGTATAGAAAAACGTAtctcctctctttctctttgtaaaATTACAAGTATCCCAAATCCTCACCTAAATTTTACGACCTAACCCTTCATATTCTTCACCCCATTAACGTTTATCCAAGTTCGTAATGGTGCTTTGACAGTGTGTGTACGAGATAAGTTAAGTTAGTTTTTGCCGTATTAAATTGGCAGTAAAGAGTGAAGCGTGATGAACGTGCATGTGATGTACGTTCAGGGTAGATCAAAAATAGTTTGTTATAGGTGTAGCTTAAGTGAGAGTTGTGAAGTGGTTACGGATATATATTTGATAATAACAAAAACAATGTAgatatttgaattttttattctattatgaTGTTGTTGTATTGTGTTGGTTGCTTGGTTAACTTGTGAAAGAGTTTTATCTTTTGGTATTTAGATGAGTAAAGACATAGTACTTGTATTTCACCATGGTAAAAGTTTTGTTGGAGACAACAAAGGGGTACTTCGTACTTGTGCACATTAATGGAAAAGTCCGAAAATTTTTCCTAATAGACATTGACTTGATCTGTTTCTTTGACCTATAGAAATTTTTCTGGAACTTGGGTTATCATGACCACAAGGCAATGTCTTAGTATGATCCTACTTCTGCCAACTTAAAATCTGATATTCACCCAATTAATGAAGATAAAGAGATTAAACTTATGCAAAAGAACAAGATGCTAAATGAGGATACTGACGAATTCTAATTGTTTGACTGTAATTATACTTGAGATATGTCATTACATGTGTTTGGGGTTGTATATTTTGACATACTTTGGATAATTTCATCATGATTTGATTCTAGTTATGGTTCTAGTTGCTTAATTCGAAGGGACCAATTTAATATATATACTATAAATTCAGAGACCTTTTTGACctataacaaaaattttagtGACCTATTTGACTTTAGAACGTTAAAGTTTCGAGAACCAGGGAATAAAGGTGGGGACGAATTTGTCCTCTCAAAGCGGCGTCGTTTGGCGTTGTCCCAAAACGACATTGTTTTAGCCACGTGTTTAGGAACTAATCTGTCCTGAACGCGACATGTGGTGCTTTAACTGACACATCATACTTACAACCTCTACGTAGGAGAGAGAAT carries:
- the LOC107644961 gene encoding uncharacterized protein LOC107644961 isoform X1 — protein: MMESAETGACLWMVTDHKIFGIRIEKLEKLGKNEVRDWKSHLERAPFDFHLELPEVNMSPFIFASKLFLTTEPNDSGTKIYQISYVGGDTLEISEAVATGAVPPVPTGFPNYIANIKGDVYFVGQLDAQGLCGTGLWVLRSNSREWVSVSAPPTEYDSDNLGCPFGFVLKDKLFLCPLPPRGISYVYDPPTDEWTRLESTFSFSDHHFLPSFVLVSPPGDVGDRSVVLTGRMKSLPGGSRVKYDIHALLVDNQDYRVHRRQRLDELCEAIQPSFFKASDSDLSLVDLGNSKVCVMIGGLAERIPSLCILVVELGLVQEEEEQQRFLSVRVLVNRVFDMVPYFLKDRGVQVLCTSFLFSLSNGTLDIDRDSVKDHIGEKVPTLTSASLEAFSRKRSSGEDGPSTEGDNVVKVAQSKGSSLKRRELESGVVGLDKYVEVSQLKDKARELGMKDMTEALEAKEKESEEMVKQITTLQSQLKGRDEKIEALTLKVCELENALKDAKNSKEPMAYDMFGKGFDRARTS